One stretch of Echeneis naucrates chromosome 11, fEcheNa1.1, whole genome shotgun sequence DNA includes these proteins:
- the lrrc69 gene encoding leucine-rich repeat-containing protein 69 yields MAESVVRALYGKATSLNLNSKKMTDVPKCVCAIEKLSVLLLNNNSIRSLPAELPALRHLAELNLGNNALKEIPAVLGHLESLKKLYLFRNQITAVPPEVIGRLQNLVVLNLNHNQIQRLPPEIKSLSNLQHLSVLDNNLEEVPAEIGHLTKLSEINLTSNKLSWLPQQLYQCKDLTKLHVARNQLSSLPEGIRTLAKLQVVDVAGNRLTMFPVEFHLLLLRELYCEGNMLVHCQPLPSVQDAEVLTLKELVARFVLLEDRNRSSLVHRLLPHYPRLTALLARGSCCAICLGPFLTTWLECVHFINLKKDMKMKTSLTIPVRALLCSYKCFSTPGHAYYGVATREIHDH; encoded by the exons ATGGCTGAGTCAGTGGTCAGAGCCTTGTATGGTAAAGCTACATCTTTAAATCTGAACTCAAAGAAAATGACGGACGTccccaagtgtgtgtgcgccatAGAAAAGCTGTCGGTTCTCCTGCTGAACAACAACTCCATCAGGTCGCTTCCTGCCGAGCTTCCCGCCCTCAGACAC CTGGCAGAGCTGAATTTGGGGAATAATGCCTTGAAGGAGATTCCTGCTGTTCTGGGCCACCTGGAGTCCTTGAAAAAGTTGTATCTGTTCAGAAACCAGATTACGGCGGTGCCACCTGAGGTGATAG GTCGTCTGCAAAACCTTGTTGTGCTCAACCTGAACCACAACCAGATTCAGAGACTTCCACCAGAAATTAAAAG TCTGAGTAATCTTCAACATCTCAGTGTGCTGGACAATAATCTGGAGGAGGTCCCTGCAGAGATTGGCCATCTCACCAAACTGTCAGAGATCAACTTGACTTCCAACAAGCTGTCTTGGCTTCCTCAGCAGCTGTACCAGTGTAAAGATCTAACCAAGCTCCATGTAGCCAGAAACCAGCTGAGCAGTCTACCAGAG GGAATTAGGACATTGGCAAAACTCCAAGTGGTGGATGTGGCTGGAAACAGATTGACCATGTTCCCTGTTGAG TTTCACCTGCTGCTCTTGAGGGAGCTCTACTGTGAGGGTAACATGCTTGTACATTGTCAGCCACTGCCCTCAGTCCAGGATGCAGAAGTTCTTACGTTGAAG GAACTGGTTGcaagatttgttttgttggagGATCGAAACAGGTCCTCTCTGGTCCATAGGTTACTTCCCCACTACCCACGTCTGACTGCCCTTTTGGCCAGAGGTAGCTGTTGTGCGATTTGCCTGGGCCCCTTCCTCACAACATGGCTGGAGTGTGTGCATTTTATCAATCTGAAGAAG GACATGAAAATGAAGACTTCATTGACTATTCCAGTGCGCGCCCTTCTTTGTTCATACAAGTGCTTCAGTACGCCTGGACATGCCTACTATGGTGTTGCAACAAGAGAAATTCATGATCATTAA
- the otud6b gene encoding deubiquitinase OTUD6B, producing the protein MEEGSVDTAEELQARQHRKERKDLQAKIQGMKNSIPKNDKKRRKQMTEEIAKLEADLNQKHEEELRKLKSTNDTKVEQVINGIETIKVEGSEQEEVKQPRVTKAQKRRDKKAAQEKERESRIAEAEIQNLQGVRHQESLKLAQKLSEQQLQIKEISSDGHCMYRAIEDQLAQRSKPGLTMSVKELRSRTADHMRSCADDFLPFLTNPNTGDMYTTDEFEKYCSEVEHTAAWGGQLELRALTQVLQLPIEVIQADSPAIKIGEEYGSEPIILVYMRHAYGLGEHYNSVERLKDQANVEDS; encoded by the exons ATGGAGGAGGGGTCAGTGGACACAGCAGAGGAGCTACAGGCCAGGCAGCACCGCAAGGAAAGGAAAGATCTGCAAG CCAAAATCCAAGGCATGAAAAATTCAATTCctaaaaatgacaagaaaaggaggaaacagaTGACGGAGGAGATTGCAAAGCTGGAAGCCGACCTCAATCAAAAGCACGAGGAGGAATTGAGGAAACTTAAATCTACAAATGACACAAAG GTGGAGCAGGTGATTAATGGAATTGAGACCATAAAAGTGGAAGGTTCAGAGCAAGAAGAGGTCAAACAGCCACGAGTCACAAAGGCCCAGAAGAGAAGG GACAAGAAGGCTGCtcaagagaaggagagggagagcagaatAGCAGAGGCTGAGATCCAAAACCTGCAGGGTGTGAGGCACCAGGAAAGTTTGAAGCTGGCTCAGAAACTTTCTGAGCAGCAACTCCAGATCAAGGAGATCTCCTCTGATGGCCACTGTATGTATCGTGCCATTGAAGATCAGCTGGCACAGCGATCAAAG CCTGGGTTAACCATGAGTGTGAAAGAGCTGCGGTCTCGTACTGCTGATCACAtgagaagctgtgctgatgactTCTTGCCATTCCTCACCAACCCCAACACTGGTGACATGTACACAACAG ATGAGTTTGAGAAATACTGCAGTGAAGTGGAGCACACAGCAGCCTGGGGTGGACAGCTGGAA CTGCGAGCTTTGACCCAAGTTCTTCAGTTGCCAATAGAAGTGATTCAAGCTGACTCCCCAGCTATAAAAATCGGAGAAGAATATGGCAGTGAGCCTATCATCCTCGT GTACATGCGTCATGCCTATGGGTTGGGAGAGCACTACAATTCTGTGGAGCGGCTAAAAGATCAAGCCAATGTGGAGGACAGCTGA
- the rab5aa gene encoding RAB5A, member RAS oncogene family, a: protein MANRGGASRPNGPNAGNKICQFKLVLLGESAVGKSSLVLRFVKGQFHEFQESTIGAAFLTQTVCLDDTTVKFEIWDTAGQERYHSLAPMYYRGAQAAIVVYDITNEESFARAKNWVKELQRQASPNIVIALSGNKADLANKRAVDFQDAQSYADDNSLLFMETSAKTSMNVNEIFMAIAKRLPKSEPQAAGANSGRNRGVDLTEAAQPAKAPCCSN, encoded by the exons ATGGCCAATCGGGGAGGAGCTTCTAGACCCAATGGACCCAATGCAGGGAACAAGATCTGTCAATTTAAGCTGGTGCTGTTGGGAGAGTCAGCTGTTGGAAAGTCCAGCTTAGTGCTTCGTTTTGTCAAGGGCCAGTTTCATGAATTTCAAGAGAGCACAATTGGGG CGGCCTTTCTCACCCAGACAGTGTGTCTAGATGACACAACAGTGAAGTTCGAAATCTGGGACACTGCAGGCCAGGAGCGTTACCACAGTTTGGCACCTATGTATTACAGAGGGGCGCAGGCTGCCATTGTGGTCTATGATATCACAAATGAG GAGTCCTTTGCACGGGCAAAGAACTGggtgaaggagctgcagagacaaGCTAGCCCTAACATAGTCATCGCTCTGTCAGGCAACAAAGCTGACCTTGCAAACAAGAGAGCTGTCGACTTCCAG GATGCCCAGTCCTACGCAGATGACAACAGCTTACTTTTCATGGAGACGTCAGCTAAGACATCTATGAATGTGAATGAGATATTTATGGCTATTG cgAAGAGATTGCCGAAGAGTGAACCTCAGGCTGCAGGAGCCAACAGTGGACGGAACCGGGGAGTGGACCTGACGGAAGCTGCCCAGCCAGCGAAGGCTCCATGCTGCAGCAACTAA